Proteins encoded together in one Acidobacteriota bacterium window:
- a CDS encoding type IV pilus twitching motility protein PilT, producing MTFNDLLQRMIERKASDLHLIAGLHPALRVHGELVPQEDVERFTPEGIREFIFAALTTHQRDAFQNDPASRNELDFGYGIPGVGRFRVNVHVSRGSVAATVRALADRIPALEDLGLPPAAAEFTRAKRGLVLVTGPTGSGKSTTLAALVDTINRTRRDHILTIEDPIEYIHNSKMSYVTQREVGRTGDTLSFGNALKYALRQDPDVILIGEMRDYETIGIAITSAETGHLVFGTLHTASAAQTVSRIVDVFPTDQQPQVRTQLASTLVGVVSQVLLPRKDGSGRVAACELLMANPAVRNNVRSGKVEAIYQSIQTSASEGMQTMDQSLIKLCREGLIDYEAAKPYIYERTTHETIRARVH from the coding sequence ATGACCTTCAACGACCTCCTCCAGCGCATGATCGAGCGCAAGGCCTCGGACCTTCACCTCATCGCCGGCCTGCACCCGGCCCTGCGCGTCCACGGCGAGCTGGTGCCCCAGGAAGACGTCGAGCGCTTCACGCCCGAAGGCATCCGGGAGTTCATCTTCGCCGCCCTGACGACCCATCAGCGGGACGCCTTCCAGAACGACCCGGCCAGCCGCAACGAGCTCGATTTCGGCTACGGCATCCCCGGGGTCGGGCGGTTCCGGGTCAACGTCCATGTCAGCCGCGGCAGCGTCGCGGCGACGGTCCGGGCCCTGGCCGACCGCATCCCGGCCCTCGAGGACCTGGGCCTGCCGCCGGCCGCCGCCGAGTTCACCAGGGCCAAGCGGGGCCTCGTCCTGGTCACGGGTCCGACCGGCTCGGGCAAATCGACCACGCTGGCCGCCCTCGTCGACACGATCAACCGGACCCGGCGGGACCACATCCTGACGATCGAGGACCCGATCGAGTACATCCACAACTCCAAGATGTCCTACGTCACCCAGCGCGAGGTCGGGAGGACGGGAGACACCCTGTCGTTCGGCAACGCCCTGAAGTACGCCCTGCGCCAGGATCCCGACGTCATCCTCATCGGCGAGATGCGCGATTACGAGACGATCGGCATCGCCATCACCTCGGCCGAGACGGGCCATCTCGTCTTCGGCACGCTCCACACCGCCAGCGCGGCCCAGACCGTCAGCCGCATCGTCGACGTCTTCCCGACGGACCAGCAGCCGCAGGTCCGGACCCAGCTGGCCTCGACCCTCGTCGGCGTCGTTTCCCAGGTCCTGCTGCCCCGCAAGGACGGCAGCGGCCGCGTCGCCGCCTGCGAGCTGCTGATGGCCAACCCGGCCGTGCGGAACAACGTCCGGTCGGGCAAGGTCGAGGCCATTTACCAGTCGATCCAGACCTCGGCCTCCGAAGGCATGCAGACGATGGACCAGTCGCTCATCAAGCTCTGCCGCGAGGGGCTGATTGACTACGAAGCGGCCAAGCCCTATATTTACGAGCGCACGACCCACGAAACGATCAGGGCCCGGGTCCACTAG
- a CDS encoding beta-L-arabinofuranosidase domain-containing protein codes for MRNLVIPAVLLAIVFLQARLGSPAERPAPPQAAVVARPPAEAPNSHYPSNRPPLATSPLVKLPIGAVQPRGWLMAQLQLMRDGFTGRLAEVSRFIGDDSGWMTLKGKGWEEMPYWLKGYGDLGYLLKDAAMGRETERWLQQAFKSQARDGYFGPADNRGASDLWPNMVMLAALQSFYEATGDRRVLSLMSRYFQYEFHLPAEELLPGSWQKLRGGENLESVYWLYNRTGESFLLDLARRLFARTSDWTSPILSPSRDRDWAESGFYHGVNIAMGFRQPGIYYQQTGDRSLLEAVERNYRQVMSAYGSQPGGMFGADENIRPGHGDPRQGAETCTMVEFMASFESLLRITGDPLWADRAEDVAFNSLPASMTPDLKGLHYLTAANIISCDGSGEHDFQNGGTLVSFDPWSYRCCQHNVAFGWPYFAENLWLATADNGLAAALYAPSEVRAKVAEGAEVAIAEDTAYPFEDQVRLSLACDRPVAFPLYLRLPGWARSVRIFVNGRPAGKELAGGGFAVLRRTWRHGDQVRIEFAAPIEIVDWPSLRGAVSVRRGPLWYALRIGEKWQRCGGSEEWPAYEVLPTTAWNYGLVLEGADRGAAVRLVSRTFPPFQPFEPAAAPLVLRASARRVPAWQAQGRMAGLVPPSPAGGEGPVEEVELIPMGCARLRISVFPTVQD; via the coding sequence ATGAGGAATCTCGTCATCCCGGCCGTCCTCCTGGCGATCGTTTTCCTCCAGGCCCGGCTGGGCTCGCCCGCCGAGCGCCCGGCCCCGCCGCAGGCCGCGGTCGTCGCCCGGCCTCCGGCCGAGGCGCCGAACTCGCATTACCCGTCGAACCGGCCCCCGCTCGCGACAAGCCCGCTGGTCAAGCTGCCGATCGGGGCGGTCCAGCCGCGGGGCTGGCTCATGGCCCAGCTCCAGCTGATGCGCGACGGCTTCACCGGGCGGCTGGCCGAGGTCAGCCGCTTCATCGGCGACGACAGCGGCTGGATGACCCTCAAAGGGAAGGGCTGGGAGGAGATGCCGTATTGGCTCAAGGGCTACGGCGATCTCGGCTACCTGCTCAAGGACGCGGCCATGGGGCGGGAGACCGAGCGCTGGCTGCAGCAGGCTTTCAAGTCGCAGGCCCGGGACGGATACTTCGGGCCGGCCGACAACCGGGGCGCGAGCGACCTCTGGCCGAACATGGTCATGCTGGCGGCCCTGCAGAGCTTCTACGAGGCGACCGGCGACCGCCGGGTCCTGTCCCTCATGAGCCGCTACTTCCAATATGAATTCCATCTTCCCGCCGAGGAGCTCCTGCCGGGGAGCTGGCAGAAGCTCAGGGGAGGGGAGAACCTCGAGAGCGTCTACTGGCTCTACAACCGGACCGGCGAGAGCTTCCTGCTCGACCTGGCCAGGCGGCTCTTCGCCCGGACCTCGGACTGGACCTCGCCCATCCTCAGCCCGTCCCGGGACCGCGACTGGGCCGAGAGCGGCTTCTATCACGGCGTCAACATCGCCATGGGTTTCCGCCAGCCCGGGATCTACTATCAGCAGACGGGCGATCGCAGCTTGCTCGAGGCCGTCGAGCGGAACTACCGCCAGGTCATGAGCGCGTACGGCAGCCAGCCGGGCGGCATGTTCGGGGCGGACGAGAACATCCGGCCCGGCCACGGCGATCCCCGCCAGGGCGCCGAAACGTGCACGATGGTCGAGTTCATGGCCAGCTTCGAATCCCTGCTCCGGATCACGGGCGATCCGCTCTGGGCCGACCGGGCCGAGGACGTGGCCTTCAATTCCCTGCCGGCCTCCATGACCCCCGACCTCAAGGGACTCCACTACCTGACCGCGGCCAACATCATCTCCTGCGACGGCAGCGGGGAGCACGATTTCCAGAACGGCGGGACGCTGGTCTCGTTCGACCCCTGGAGCTACCGCTGCTGCCAGCACAACGTGGCCTTCGGCTGGCCCTATTTCGCCGAGAACCTGTGGCTGGCCACCGCTGACAACGGCCTGGCGGCGGCGCTCTACGCGCCGTCCGAGGTCCGGGCCAAGGTGGCCGAGGGAGCCGAGGTGGCCATCGCGGAGGACACCGCCTATCCGTTCGAGGACCAGGTGCGCCTGTCGCTCGCCTGCGACCGGCCGGTGGCCTTCCCGCTCTATCTTCGCCTGCCCGGCTGGGCCAGGAGCGTTCGCATCTTCGTCAACGGCCGGCCGGCCGGGAAGGAGCTTGCCGGCGGCGGCTTCGCCGTGCTGCGGCGGACCTGGCGGCACGGCGACCAGGTCCGGATCGAGTTCGCCGCGCCGATCGAGATCGTAGACTGGCCGTCGCTGCGGGGCGCCGTCTCGGTCAGGCGCGGTCCTCTCTGGTACGCCCTTCGGATCGGGGAGAAATGGCAGAGGTGCGGCGGCTCCGAGGAATGGCCGGCCTATGAGGTCCTGCCGACGACCGCCTGGAACTACGGCCTGGTCCTCGAGGGCGCGGACCGCGGCGCCGCCGTCCGCCTGGTCTCCCGGACCTTCCCTCCCTTCCAGCCGTTCGAGCCGGCGGCGGCCCCGCTCGTGCTCAGGGCCAGCGCCCGGCGCGTGCCCGCCTGGCAAGCCCAGGGGCGGATGGCCGGCCTCGTCCCTCCCAGCCCGGCCGGGGGAGAGGGGCCGGTCGAGGAGGTCGAGCTCATCCCCATGGGCTGCGCCCGGCTGCGGATCTCCGTTTTCCCCACGGTCCAGGATTGA
- the mscL gene encoding large-conductance mechanosensitive channel protein MscL, which produces MFKEFKEFAMRGSVLDMAVGIILGGAFGAIVSSLVNDVLMPPIGLLLGRVDFSKLSLALSDTVSLNYGRFINTIITFVIVAFCLFLVIRAMNRLQKKAEAPAPAPTTKDCPYCATAVPIRAVRCPHCTSELK; this is translated from the coding sequence ATGTTCAAAGAATTCAAGGAATTCGCCATGCGCGGGTCCGTCCTGGACATGGCCGTGGGCATCATCCTGGGCGGCGCCTTCGGCGCGATCGTCTCCTCGCTGGTCAACGACGTGCTCATGCCGCCGATCGGCCTTCTTCTCGGCAGGGTCGATTTCTCCAAGCTGTCCCTGGCCCTGTCGGACACGGTCAGCCTGAACTACGGCAGGTTCATCAACACGATCATCACCTTCGTCATCGTGGCCTTTTGCCTCTTCCTGGTCATCCGGGCCATGAACCGGCTGCAGAAGAAGGCCGAGGCGCCGGCCCCGGCGCCGACGACCAAGGATTGCCCCTACTGCGCCACGGCCGTCCCGATCAGGGCCGTCCGCTGCCCGCACTGCACCTCAGAGCTGAAGTGA
- a CDS encoding BamA/TamA family outer membrane protein: MNTTRLLRLAALLAAGLCLYPPGAAAADPPASAPEAAYKSKIVGIPFLYYTPETKLAFGGGGVLTFRVGRHKEGTRTSSVWAYGTYSLEKQFNILIKPEIYLEGNDFCLAGSLRFERTPQHFYGLGDDTASTAEESYTPLTVQAQFGIRRRILSGLYCGIQFDFENTTIEKVAPGGLLDSGTITGSRGGMLAGLGASLNWDTRDASMFPRRGAYLQLTADSYSAMAGSQFSFSRFKLDLRKYLPLGEDRVLALQGYVLSTGGDVPFYKLALLGGDTLLRGYYRGRFRDKAMAIVQAEYRALISNRIGFVGFAGMAQVFPGLARFGGGNLKFSVGTGMRYVISKRDGTTVRLDMAWGKESFGLYVTAQEAF; encoded by the coding sequence ATGAATACAACGAGGCTCCTTCGGCTCGCCGCTCTCCTCGCCGCCGGCCTCTGCCTTTATCCGCCGGGCGCGGCCGCGGCGGACCCGCCCGCGTCCGCGCCCGAGGCCGCGTACAAATCGAAGATCGTCGGCATCCCGTTCCTGTACTATACCCCAGAGACCAAGCTGGCCTTCGGCGGCGGCGGCGTCCTGACCTTCCGGGTCGGCCGCCACAAGGAAGGGACCCGGACATCGAGCGTCTGGGCCTACGGCACGTACAGCCTGGAGAAGCAGTTCAACATCCTGATCAAGCCCGAGATCTACCTCGAAGGCAACGATTTCTGCCTGGCCGGGAGCCTCCGCTTCGAGCGGACGCCGCAGCATTTCTACGGCCTGGGCGACGACACGGCCTCGACCGCCGAGGAGTCGTACACGCCCCTGACGGTCCAGGCGCAGTTCGGGATCCGGCGGCGCATCTTGAGCGGCCTCTACTGCGGCATCCAGTTCGACTTCGAGAACACGACGATCGAGAAGGTCGCGCCGGGCGGCCTGCTCGACTCGGGGACGATCACTGGCAGCCGCGGCGGGATGCTGGCCGGCCTGGGGGCCAGCTTGAACTGGGATACCCGGGATGCCTCGATGTTCCCCCGGCGGGGCGCCTACCTCCAGCTCACTGCCGATTCTTACAGCGCGATGGCCGGCAGCCAATTCTCCTTCAGCCGCTTCAAGCTCGATCTCCGCAAGTACCTGCCTCTGGGCGAGGACCGGGTCCTGGCCCTCCAGGGATACGTCCTGTCGACGGGGGGCGATGTCCCCTTCTACAAGCTGGCCCTGCTCGGCGGCGACACGCTGCTCCGCGGCTACTATAGGGGACGCTTCCGGGACAAGGCGATGGCCATCGTCCAGGCCGAGTACCGGGCCCTCATCTCGAACCGCATCGGCTTCGTCGGATTCGCCGGTATGGCCCAGGTCTTTCCGGGGCTGGCCCGCTTCGGGGGCGGAAACCTCAAGTTCTCCGTCGGGACGGGCATGCGCTACGTGATCAGCAAGCGCGACGGCACCACCGTGCGCCTGGACATGGCCTGGGGCAAAGAGAGCTTCGGCCTCTACGTCACCGCCCAGGAAGCCTTCTGA
- a CDS encoding saccharopine dehydrogenase C-terminal domain-containing protein: MKNVVVLGAGMVGRVIALDLASDFNVTAVDVSPGNLAKLGGTAVATRQADLSSPAAIRSAVAAADLVVGAVPGSMGFATLRETIAAGKNAVDISFFPEDALALDEAARAAGVTAVVDCGVAPGMDNLILGYHAARMTVRRFACYVGGLPFRREFPFEYKAPFSPADVIEEYTRPARYVENGHVVVRPALSDVEHLDFPEIGTLEAFNSDGLRSLLTTMAVPNMIEKTLRYPGHVEHIRALRDSGFFGTGEIDVRGSKVRPLDVTSAILFKHWHLHEDDDEFTIMRIIVEGLAGGRPRRVQCDLFDRRDRKTGFSSMARTTGFPAAAAARLALAGRLGRKGVLPPELLGADEGAFRAVMADLAARGVIYRTTES, translated from the coding sequence GTGAAAAACGTCGTCGTCCTGGGAGCCGGCATGGTCGGCCGTGTCATCGCGCTCGATCTGGCTTCCGATTTCAATGTCACGGCTGTCGACGTCAGCCCCGGCAATCTGGCCAAGCTCGGGGGAACGGCCGTCGCGACGCGGCAGGCCGACCTCTCTTCGCCCGCCGCGATCCGGAGCGCCGTCGCCGCCGCGGATCTCGTCGTCGGCGCCGTTCCAGGCTCCATGGGCTTCGCCACCCTGCGCGAGACGATCGCCGCCGGCAAGAACGCCGTCGACATCTCGTTCTTCCCCGAGGACGCCCTGGCCCTGGACGAGGCCGCCCGCGCGGCCGGCGTCACGGCGGTCGTCGACTGCGGCGTCGCCCCGGGCATGGACAACCTGATCCTGGGCTACCACGCCGCCCGCATGACGGTCCGGCGCTTCGCCTGCTACGTTGGCGGCTTGCCGTTCCGCCGCGAGTTCCCGTTCGAATACAAGGCGCCGTTCTCGCCGGCCGACGTCATCGAGGAGTACACCCGTCCGGCCCGATACGTCGAGAACGGCCACGTCGTCGTCAGGCCGGCCCTCTCTGACGTCGAGCACCTGGACTTCCCCGAGATCGGCACTCTGGAGGCCTTCAACTCCGACGGCCTGCGCTCGCTGCTGACGACCATGGCGGTCCCGAACATGATCGAAAAGACCCTCCGCTACCCGGGCCACGTCGAGCACATCCGGGCCCTGCGTGACAGCGGCTTCTTCGGCACCGGGGAGATCGATGTCCGGGGCTCGAAGGTCCGGCCGCTTGACGTCACCTCGGCGATCCTGTTCAAGCATTGGCATCTTCACGAGGATGACGACGAGTTCACGATCATGCGCATCATCGTCGAGGGCCTGGCCGGCGGCCGGCCCCGGCGCGTTCAATGCGACCTGTTCGACCGCCGCGACCGCAAGACGGGCTTTTCCTCGATGGCCCGGACGACCGGGTTCCCCGCGGCCGCCGCAGCCCGGCTGGCGCTGGCCGGCCGGCTGGGGCGGAAGGGCGTCCTGCCGCCCGAGCTCCTGGGCGCCGACGAAGGCGCCTTCCGGGCGGTCATGGCCGACCTGGCGGCCCGCGGAGTCATCTATCGCACGACCGAGAGCTGA
- a CDS encoding D-cysteine desulfhydrase family protein, translating to MPYKVPDVLDRVDRFPRVEIICRPTPVRKLERLSARLGGPEIFVKREDLTGLAFGGNKSRKLEFIISDMLVKKADVVITWGSLQSNWCMQTAAAARTFGIRPVLMLFKPAEAAATADGNVLLDVLLDADLRILEAEKGKSVKSAQAMDVLDEAGREVRAQGHRPYLVPVGGSLVRGDMDKPLGAISYVAAFAELLEQTRALDAEPDYVIHATGSGGTQAGLVVGARAMSAGCRVIGISVSDPKGPFSDDVLEIGRAADEALGLGLGIMAEDVIVFDEYLGEGYGVVDKAVAETIRLVFQTEGIVLDPVYTAKAMVGLRDLIKTGFFKPSDKVLFLHTGGTPALFPNRDKLFNLLVKKP from the coding sequence ATGCCTTACAAGGTCCCGGACGTGCTCGACCGCGTCGACCGGTTCCCCCGGGTGGAGATCATCTGCCGCCCGACGCCCGTCCGCAAGCTGGAGCGGCTCTCGGCCCGCCTCGGCGGTCCCGAGATCTTCGTCAAGCGCGAGGACCTGACGGGCCTGGCCTTCGGCGGCAACAAGTCGCGCAAGCTCGAGTTCATCATCAGCGACATGCTGGTCAAGAAGGCCGACGTCGTCATCACCTGGGGCAGCCTCCAGTCCAACTGGTGCATGCAGACCGCGGCCGCCGCCCGGACGTTCGGCATCAGGCCGGTCCTGATGCTGTTCAAGCCGGCCGAGGCCGCGGCCACGGCCGACGGGAACGTCCTGCTTGACGTCCTTCTCGATGCCGATCTTCGCATCCTGGAGGCCGAGAAGGGCAAGTCAGTCAAGTCGGCCCAGGCCATGGACGTCCTCGACGAGGCCGGACGGGAGGTCCGGGCCCAGGGCCACCGGCCGTACCTCGTGCCCGTGGGCGGCTCGCTCGTCCGGGGCGACATGGACAAGCCGCTCGGCGCGATCAGCTATGTCGCCGCCTTCGCCGAGCTCCTCGAACAGACCCGGGCCCTGGACGCGGAGCCGGATTATGTCATCCATGCCACGGGATCCGGCGGAACGCAGGCCGGGCTCGTCGTCGGGGCCCGGGCCATGAGCGCGGGCTGCCGCGTCATCGGCATCAGCGTCTCCGACCCGAAGGGGCCCTTCTCGGACGACGTCCTGGAGATCGGCCGGGCGGCCGACGAAGCGCTGGGCCTGGGCCTGGGGATCATGGCCGAAGATGTCATCGTCTTCGACGAATACCTGGGCGAGGGCTACGGCGTGGTCGACAAGGCGGTGGCCGAGACCATCCGCCTTGTTTTCCAGACCGAGGGCATCGTCCTCGATCCAGTTTACACGGCCAAGGCCATGGTCGGACTGCGGGACCTGATCAAGACCGGATTCTTCAAGCCGAGCGATAAGGTCCTGTTCCTGCACACCGGCGGCACCCCGGCCCTCTTCCCCAACCGGGACAAGCTCTTCAACCTGCTCGTGAAAAAGCCTTAA
- the thrC gene encoding threonine synthase has product MDRFECLACGGLDARDPFSPFCPNCGGPLFVAPSGRPGGRRIREDRALALERFADFLPLERIDPALSLGEGSTPLVPLGRLGSRLGLPGLFAKNEAQNPTASFKDRGTAVAVQKAVSLGAGRIGTVSTGNMAASTAAYGARAGLRTFVLLKEGTSAASLLGAGVFGPSLIAVKGDYGAVFAASLVLGRKLGIPFMNSIDPYRLEGYKLTAFEICLQLGRRAPGTVVVPLSSGGHLLGLMRGFAELESEGIIRAYPQIVGVQAARCAPLARAFERGLPRWERIEAGPTIAHAIANPAPPGGNAVLRLVRERGGLLTAVSDEEMLGAQRELAAEEGLFCQPESATTLAAVKKLAAAGLVRPGDGGIVLILTGSGLKTPHLLDPARIEVHRLDLEGLESGLARLCRTD; this is encoded by the coding sequence ATGGACCGGTTCGAATGTCTGGCCTGCGGCGGGCTCGATGCGCGCGACCCCTTCTCCCCGTTCTGCCCGAATTGCGGCGGCCCGCTGTTCGTGGCCCCCTCCGGCCGTCCGGGCGGCCGTCGCATCCGCGAGGACCGGGCCCTGGCCCTGGAACGGTTCGCCGATTTCCTGCCCCTCGAGCGGATCGACCCGGCCCTGAGCCTGGGCGAGGGTTCGACCCCGCTCGTTCCCCTCGGGCGCCTGGGCTCCCGGCTCGGCCTGCCCGGTCTTTTCGCCAAGAACGAGGCCCAGAACCCGACCGCGAGCTTCAAGGACCGGGGCACGGCGGTGGCCGTCCAGAAGGCCGTCTCGCTTGGCGCGGGACGGATCGGCACGGTCTCGACCGGGAACATGGCCGCCTCGACGGCGGCCTACGGCGCCCGGGCCGGGCTGCGGACATTCGTCCTGCTCAAGGAAGGGACCTCGGCGGCGAGCCTGCTCGGGGCCGGCGTCTTCGGCCCCAGCCTGATCGCCGTGAAGGGCGACTACGGCGCCGTCTTCGCAGCCAGCCTGGTCCTCGGCCGGAAGCTCGGCATCCCGTTCATGAACTCGATCGATCCCTATCGCCTGGAAGGATACAAGCTCACGGCCTTCGAGATCTGCCTGCAGCTCGGCCGGCGCGCCCCCGGCACGGTCGTCGTCCCCCTCAGTTCGGGCGGCCACCTGCTGGGGCTGATGCGCGGCTTCGCCGAGCTCGAGAGCGAGGGCATCATAAGGGCCTATCCGCAGATCGTCGGCGTCCAGGCCGCCCGCTGCGCTCCGCTCGCCCGGGCCTTCGAGCGGGGGCTCCCCCGCTGGGAGCGGATCGAGGCGGGACCGACCATCGCCCACGCCATCGCCAACCCTGCCCCGCCGGGCGGCAACGCGGTGCTGCGCCTCGTCCGCGAGCGGGGCGGCCTTCTGACGGCCGTGTCCGACGAGGAGATGCTCGGCGCCCAGCGCGAGCTGGCCGCGGAGGAGGGCCTGTTCTGCCAGCCGGAATCGGCGACGACGCTGGCGGCGGTGAAGAAGCTGGCAGCCGCCGGACTGGTCCGGCCCGGGGACGGCGGGATAGTCCTCATCCTCACGGGAAGCGGGCTGAAGACCCCGCACCTGCTCGATCCGGCCCGCATCGAGGTCCATCGGCTGGACCTCGAGGGGCTCGAATCCGGGCTGGCCCGTCTGTGCCGGACGGATTAA
- the tadA gene encoding tRNA adenosine(34) deaminase TadA, producing MDDERIMKAALAEAAKAAGRGEVPVGAVVARDGRILARGSNRPVGALDPTAHAEIVALRRAARRAGNYRLPDCDLFVTLEPCAMCLGAAVQARVRRLVYGAADPKAGAVLSVMTFPFERLNHRPEVVGGVLARESSDLLRSFFRRRRTSRR from the coding sequence ATGGACGACGAGAGGATCATGAAGGCCGCCCTGGCCGAGGCGGCCAAAGCGGCCGGCAGGGGAGAGGTTCCCGTCGGGGCCGTCGTGGCCCGCGACGGCCGGATCCTCGCCCGCGGCTCGAACCGGCCGGTCGGCGCCCTGGACCCCACGGCCCACGCCGAGATCGTCGCCCTTCGGCGGGCGGCCAGGCGGGCCGGGAACTATCGCCTGCCCGATTGCGACCTGTTCGTGACCCTCGAGCCCTGCGCCATGTGCCTGGGGGCCGCGGTCCAGGCCCGGGTCCGGCGTCTCGTTTACGGCGCGGCCGACCCCAAGGCCGGAGCGGTCTTGTCCGTCATGACCTTTCCTTTCGAGCGCCTGAACCATCGCCCCGAGGTCGTCGGGGGCGTCCTGGCCCGGGAATCGTCGGACCTCCTCCGGTCGTTCTTCCGCCGCCGCCGCACTAGCCGCCGCTGA
- a CDS encoding homoserine dehydrogenase: MKSIPLVVTGFGHVGRAFISLLREKGEDIKRRYGLGFDILAVARAEGCFHSGDPLDVRQISRGGDAWTDGNPCWAEGLSVVDVLGGQDPGGALVECTLSDLQTGEPGLGYISAAFRAGWHAVAASKGALVIGLPELKALAAENGVFLKFSGATAAALPTVDVGLFSLAGTRIEGIQGILNGTSNYILTRMSEGLEYDEALREAQDRGIAEPDPAHDVGGWDSACKILLITNACLDAAYVLKDVRVTGITELDAGFVRSAVREGRPVKLLATAAPGRKGGRWSLDVRPSLIEASHPLAHVNGTEKGITFLTDSMGSVTVTGGRSNPRGAAAALLKDLINIYRPPF, from the coding sequence ATGAAGTCGATCCCGCTCGTCGTCACCGGCTTCGGCCACGTCGGCAGGGCCTTCATCTCGCTCCTCCGGGAAAAAGGTGAGGACATAAAGCGCCGCTACGGCTTGGGCTTCGACATCCTGGCCGTGGCCCGGGCCGAAGGCTGTTTCCACAGCGGCGATCCCCTCGACGTCCGCCAGATCTCCCGCGGGGGCGATGCCTGGACGGACGGCAATCCCTGCTGGGCCGAGGGCCTCTCGGTCGTCGACGTCCTCGGAGGTCAGGACCCCGGCGGCGCTCTCGTCGAGTGCACCCTGTCCGACCTCCAGACGGGGGAGCCCGGGCTGGGCTACATCTCGGCCGCCTTCCGGGCGGGCTGGCACGCCGTGGCGGCCAGCAAGGGAGCCCTGGTCATCGGCCTGCCGGAGCTGAAGGCGCTGGCGGCCGAGAACGGGGTCTTCCTCAAGTTCAGCGGGGCCACCGCCGCCGCTCTGCCGACGGTCGACGTCGGGCTCTTCTCCCTGGCCGGGACCAGGATCGAGGGCATCCAGGGGATCCTCAACGGCACTTCGAACTACATCCTGACCCGCATGAGCGAGGGGCTCGAATACGACGAGGCGCTCAGGGAAGCCCAGGACCGCGGCATCGCCGAGCCGGACCCCGCCCACGACGTCGGGGGCTGGGACTCCGCCTGCAAGATCCTGCTGATCACCAACGCCTGCCTGGACGCGGCCTATGTGCTGAAGGACGTCCGGGTGACCGGCATCACCGAGCTGGACGCCGGCTTCGTCCGTTCGGCTGTCCGCGAGGGACGCCCGGTCAAGCTGCTGGCCACAGCCGCGCCGGGCCGCAAGGGCGGCCGCTGGAGCCTCGACGTCCGGCCCTCGCTCATCGAGGCTTCCCATCCGCTGGCCCACGTCAACGGCACAGAGAAGGGCATCACCTTCCTGACCGATTCCATGGGCTCGGTGACCGTGACCGGAGGCCGGTCCAATCCCCGCGGCGCCGCCGCGGCCCTGCTCAAGGACCTCATCAACATCTATCGCCCGCCCTTCTGA